A single Arcobacter sp. FWKO B DNA region contains:
- a CDS encoding AEC family transporter, producing MESFFVIILPLVLGYIASKGKIFDEKAPLILNQFIIYIALPALILLKIPTISFSYDILVPVVVSWSSMIGSAIIILLLSKLLNFTKEVTGSLLLVGVLGNTSFLGIPLVTSYFGQDALAYIIIYDQLGTFLALATYGTLIVSLYSNKSSFKIKDILKKLITFPPFVALVIAFIIKDFSYPNALSKSFEMLSYTIVPLALFSVGLQLQFKLQSDVIKPFSVALVTKLIFAPIIAYAVCYILGYDGFIANVSIMESAMGPMITAGVVATAAGLAPRLSSAIVGYGILFSFISVYILNFLFF from the coding sequence ATGGAAAGCTTTTTTGTAATTATTCTTCCCCTTGTTTTGGGCTATATTGCTAGTAAGGGGAAGATATTTGATGAAAAAGCTCCACTGATACTTAATCAATTTATTATCTATATTGCACTTCCAGCATTAATTTTACTTAAAATACCTACTATCTCTTTTTCTTATGATATTTTAGTTCCAGTTGTTGTTTCTTGGAGTAGTATGATTGGTAGTGCAATTATAATACTACTTTTATCAAAACTTTTAAATTTCACAAAAGAAGTTACTGGAAGTTTACTACTTGTAGGAGTACTTGGAAATACATCATTTTTAGGTATACCTCTAGTTACTTCATATTTTGGACAAGATGCATTAGCATATATAATTATATATGATCAATTAGGAACTTTTTTGGCTTTGGCAACTTATGGCACCTTAATAGTAAGTCTTTATTCTAATAAAAGTAGTTTCAAAATAAAAGATATCCTAAAAAAACTAATTACCTTTCCACCTTTTGTTGCTTTAGTAATTGCATTTATAATAAAAGATTTTTCTTATCCAAATGCTTTATCAAAATCATTTGAGATGTTGTCTTATACAATTGTACCATTAGCTTTGTTTTCAGTTGGTCTACAACTACAGTTTAAATTACAAAGTGATGTAATAAAGCCCTTTAGTGTAGCTTTGGTTACAAAGCTTATATTTGCACCAATTATTGCCTATGCGGTATGTTATATATTGGGATATGATGGTTTTATTGCAAATGTTTCAATAATGGAAAGTGCAATGGGTCCAATGATAACTGCTGGTGTTGTAGCAACTGCTGCTGGACTTGCACCAAGGCTTAGTTCTGCTATTGTAGGATATGGAATTTTATTTTCTTTTATTAGTGTTTATATCTTGAATTTTTTATTTTTTTAG
- the accA gene encoding acetyl-CoA carboxylase carboxyl transferase subunit alpha, with translation MATYLDFEQNLQKIEEEIILAKAKADEHAVDILKAKLDKEVVKTYKNLTEYQKLKLARHPDRPYALDYIRVLMRDAYEIHGDRHFADDTAIVCYLGYIGDEKVMVIGEQKGRGTKNKIMRNFGMPNPEGYRKALRAAKMAEKFGIPILMLVDTPGAYPGVGAEERSQSEAIARNLYEFSDLNTITISVVIGEGGSGGALAIGIADKLAMMRYSIFSVISPEGCSAILWDDPTKVETATAALKISSNDLYELKLIDDIIDEPLIGAHREKEEAIKALGDYFLRSVKELRALDSQTRYEKRYAKLMALGSFA, from the coding sequence TTGGCAACTTATTTAGATTTTGAGCAAAATTTACAAAAAATTGAAGAAGAGATAATCTTAGCAAAAGCAAAAGCTGATGAACATGCAGTTGATATTTTAAAAGCTAAGCTTGATAAGGAAGTTGTCAAAACTTACAAAAACCTAACTGAGTACCAAAAACTAAAGCTAGCAAGACATCCTGATCGTCCTTATGCTCTTGATTATATAAGAGTATTAATGCGTGATGCTTATGAAATACATGGTGATAGACACTTTGCAGACGATACAGCTATTGTTTGTTACCTTGGTTACATTGGTGATGAAAAAGTGATGGTAATTGGCGAACAAAAAGGGCGTGGTACAAAAAACAAGATTATGAGAAATTTTGGTATGCCAAATCCTGAAGGTTATAGAAAGGCTCTTCGTGCAGCAAAAATGGCTGAGAAATTTGGTATTCCAATATTAATGTTAGTTGATACTCCAGGTGCATACCCTGGAGTTGGTGCAGAAGAAAGAAGCCAAAGTGAAGCAATAGCAAGAAATCTTTATGAATTTAGTGACTTAAATACAATTACTATTTCAGTAGTAATTGGTGAAGGTGGAAGTGGTGGAGCACTTGCAATTGGTATAGCTGATAAACTTGCGATGATGAGATACAGTATATTTTCTGTAATATCACCAGAAGGATGTTCTGCTATTCTTTGGGATGATCCTACTAAAGTAGAAACAGCAACAGCTGCACTAAAAATTAGCTCTAATGACTTATATGAGTTAAAATTAATAGATGATATTATAGATGAGCCTTTAATAGGTGCTCACAGAGAAAAAGAAGAAGCTATAAAGGCTCTTGGTGATTATTTCTTAAGAAGTGTAAAAGAATTAAGAGCACTTGACTCACAAACAAGATATGAAAAAAGGTATGCAAAACTTATGGCTCTTGGTAGCTTTGCTTAG
- a CDS encoding beta-ketoacyl-ACP synthase II: protein MRRVVITGIGMINSLGHNSAEAFDKIVAGECGIDTITLFDASEYSVQIAGEVKDFDPSTVMEKKEVKKADRFIQLGLKAANEAMKDASIVDENNKVSEDIADRFAIVSASGIGGLGNIEKNSVVCQTQGPRKISPFFIPSALVNMLGGFISIEHGVKGPNLSVVTACAAGTHAISDAFKTIVAGGADRALAVGAESAICGAGVGGFAAMKALATRNDEPKRSSRPFDKEREGFVMGEGAGALVLEELESAKARGARIYAEIIGFGESGDANHITSPVVDGPYRAMKAAYEMAKSKVGADFKIDYVNAHGTSTPANDKNETAALKMLFGGKENCPPVSSTKGQIGHCLGAAGAIEAVICIKSMEEGVIPPTINHENYDEDCDLDYVPNKSRNAKLDIVMSNSFGFGGTNGVVIFKKYSN, encoded by the coding sequence ATGAGAAGAGTAGTAATAACTGGTATTGGGATGATAAATTCTTTGGGGCATAATAGTGCTGAAGCGTTTGATAAAATAGTTGCTGGAGAATGTGGAATAGATACTATTACACTATTTGATGCATCTGAGTACTCAGTACAAATAGCAGGAGAGGTAAAAGATTTTGATCCTAGTACTGTTATGGAAAAAAAAGAAGTAAAAAAAGCTGATAGATTTATACAGTTGGGTCTTAAAGCTGCTAATGAAGCTATGAAAGATGCAAGTATTGTTGATGAAAACAATAAAGTATCAGAAGATATTGCTGATAGATTTGCTATAGTATCTGCTTCAGGAATTGGTGGATTAGGCAATATAGAAAAAAACTCTGTTGTTTGTCAAACACAAGGACCTAGAAAAATATCACCATTTTTTATCCCATCAGCACTTGTAAATATGCTAGGCGGATTTATATCAATTGAGCATGGCGTAAAAGGACCAAATCTTTCAGTAGTAACAGCTTGTGCAGCTGGAACACACGCTATAAGTGATGCATTTAAAACTATAGTAGCTGGTGGAGCTGATAGAGCATTAGCTGTTGGTGCTGAATCAGCTATATGCGGAGCAGGAGTTGGTGGATTTGCTGCTATGAAGGCACTTGCAACAAGAAATGATGAACCAAAAAGATCAAGTCGTCCATTTGATAAAGAAAGAGAAGGTTTCGTAATGGGTGAAGGTGCTGGTGCACTTGTTTTAGAAGAGCTTGAAAGTGCAAAAGCAAGAGGTGCTAGAATATATGCAGAAATTATAGGTTTTGGAGAAAGTGGTGATGCAAATCATATTACATCTCCTGTAGTTGATGGACCTTATCGTGCTATGAAAGCTGCTTATGAAATGGCAAAGTCAAAAGTTGGTGCTGATTTTAAAATAGATTATGTTAATGCTCATGGAACTTCTACTCCTGCAAATGACAAAAATGAGACTGCTGCACTTAAGATGCTATTTGGTGGAAAAGAAAACTGTCCTCCAGTTAGTTCTACAAAAGGTCAGATAGGGCATTGTTTAGGTGCTGCAGGTGCTATTGAAGCTGTAATTTGTATTAAATCTATGGAAGAAGGTGTTATTCCTCCAACTATCAACCATGAAAACTATGATGAAGATTGTGATCTTGATTATGTACCAAATAAATCAAGAAATGCAAAACTTGATATTGTTATGAGTAATTCATTTGGGTTTGGTGGAACAAACGGCGTTGTTATATTTAAAAAATATTCAAACTAG
- the acpP gene encoding acyl carrier protein, which translates to MALFDDVKEVVVEQLDCNPDEVKAESKFIEDLGADSLDVVELVMALEEKFGIEIPDEDAEKIMTVGDAIKYIEDNK; encoded by the coding sequence ATGGCATTATTTGATGATGTTAAAGAAGTAGTTGTAGAACAACTTGACTGCAATCCAGATGAGGTTAAAGCTGAGTCTAAATTTATTGAAGATTTAGGTGCAGATTCTCTAGATGTTGTTGAGTTGGTTATGGCATTAGAAGAGAAATTCGGAATTGAAATTCCAGATGAAGATGCTGAAAAAATCATGACTGTTGGTGATGCTATCAAATATATAGAAGATAACAAATAG
- the fabG gene encoding 3-oxoacyl-ACP reductase FabG, whose amino-acid sequence MKFSGKNVLVTGASRGIGAAIAKELASYGLKVWINYRSGAEAADKVKDEIITNGGCAAVVKADVTNEAEFVDMIKTIIDCDGELSYLVNNAGITKDKLALRMSLEDFTSVIDANLTSAFIGCREALKTMSKARFGSVVNISSIVGEMGNAGQVNYSASKGGLNTMTKSFAKEGSARGIRYNCITPGFIATDMTDELKPEIKAEYEKNIPLKRFGEAKEVADAVAFLLSDHSSYITGEILKVNGGLYV is encoded by the coding sequence ATGAAGTTTAGTGGTAAAAATGTATTAGTTACAGGTGCAAGTAGAGGTATAGGCGCGGCAATTGCAAAAGAATTAGCATCATATGGACTCAAAGTATGGATAAACTATAGAAGTGGAGCAGAAGCTGCTGATAAAGTAAAAGATGAAATTATTACAAATGGTGGCTGTGCAGCAGTAGTAAAAGCAGATGTTACAAATGAGGCAGAGTTTGTTGATATGATAAAAACAATCATTGATTGTGATGGTGAACTAAGCTATCTTGTAAATAATGCTGGTATTACAAAAGATAAACTAGCACTTAGAATGAGTTTGGAAGATTTTACAAGTGTAATAGATGCAAACCTTACAAGTGCATTTATAGGATGTCGTGAAGCACTAAAAACAATGAGTAAAGCTAGATTTGGAAGTGTTGTAAATATCTCTTCAATAGTTGGAGAGATGGGGAATGCTGGTCAAGTAAACTATAGTGCTAGTAAAGGTGGATTAAATACCATGACAAAATCTTTTGCAAAAGAGGGAAGTGCAAGAGGTATAAGATATAACTGCATAACGCCAGGATTTATAGCAACGGATATGACAGATGAGTTAAAACCTGAAATAAAAGCTGAATATGAAAAAAATATTCCATTAAAAAGATTTGGAGAAGCAAAAGAAGTAGCTGATGCAGTTGCTTTTTTATTAAGTGATCATTCTAGCTATATAACAGGTGAGATATTGAAAGTTAATGGTGGGCTTTATGTTTAA
- a CDS encoding 4Fe-4S binding protein → MREDVFLQRKDFFVLDALRCLRHDNSQNQCSKCINICDFDAIVVFKKKITLKSELCTNCGECIGSCPTESLSLESFDITNFVLEFVQKDTNTVTDGLDIPTLAMLDVHHIVSMIIRKKSNLEFIATSQTKEKIIKYISDKIDTANLFLEQIKSGYKAQLVVQSTSSDIKKRGLLKNIFSITKDIKQDINASTHLKKAQKFVPPKVTLFKNSLKLIADELEVDTINTVKGLIANKKIDFQTCTNCGECAHFCPTQALFRTSDNDGIYFQSGKCIGCGVCKMVCEPNAITSPSTVELNRFMFDQADLLVQYEYRPCVECKTAFAYKGTSDLCDRCGTYKNDFEDMFTMAKDI, encoded by the coding sequence ATGAGAGAAGATGTTTTTTTGCAAAGAAAAGATTTTTTTGTACTTGATGCATTAAGATGTTTAAGACATGACAATTCACAAAATCAATGTAGTAAATGTATAAATATATGTGATTTTGATGCAATTGTTGTATTTAAAAAGAAAATTACACTTAAAAGTGAATTATGTACAAATTGTGGTGAATGTATAGGGAGTTGTCCAACTGAGTCTTTAAGCTTAGAAAGTTTTGATATTACAAATTTTGTTTTGGAGTTTGTACAAAAAGATACTAATACTGTTACAGATGGACTTGATATACCAACTTTGGCTATGTTAGATGTTCATCATATAGTATCTATGATAATTAGAAAAAAATCTAATTTGGAATTTATTGCAACATCTCAAACAAAAGAAAAAATCATAAAGTATATAAGTGATAAAATTGATACTGCTAATTTATTTTTAGAACAAATAAAAAGTGGATATAAAGCTCAATTGGTAGTTCAAAGTACATCTAGTGATATTAAAAAAAGAGGTTTGTTAAAAAATATTTTTAGTATTACAAAAGATATAAAGCAAGATATAAATGCGTCTACACATCTTAAAAAAGCACAAAAGTTTGTACCTCCTAAAGTTACACTATTTAAAAATAGCTTGAAACTAATAGCAGATGAGCTGGAGGTAGATACTATTAATACAGTAAAAGGGCTTATTGCAAATAAAAAAATAGATTTTCAAACCTGTACAAATTGTGGGGAGTGTGCACATTTTTGTCCAACACAAGCACTTTTTAGAACATCAGATAATGATGGAATATATTTTCAAAGTGGTAAATGTATAGGATGTGGAGTGTGTAAAATGGTTTGTGAGCCAAATGCAATAACATCACCATCTACGGTAGAGCTTAATAGATTCATGTTTGACCAAGCTGATTTATTGGTACAATATGAGTATAGACCTTGTGTAGAATGTAAAACGGCGTTTGCTTATAAGGGAACGAGTGATTTATGTGATAGATGTGGAACATACAAAAATGATTTTGAAGATATGTTTACTATGGCAAAAGACATTTAA
- a CDS encoding 7-carboxy-7-deazaguanine synthase QueE, with protein MLDVSEIFGPTIQGEGKKIGTPSIFIRLGRCNFDCDGFGVEYITPSGVKKFGCDSYYAVDSEFKKFWKSYETSQDLINVVENYIPKNYKPDIVITGGEPIIYWKNPEFQKLLEYYVNNNFNVTIETNGSLDIELDKPYQQEILYSISVKLSNVNESYKKRVNFRALNEMIAKSKYSYLKFVIDENHQNCIDEINDILSKLPKVEVFLMPKGDSNDEVVKNSIYVIELCVQYGYKYSDRLHIRIWDNKRGV; from the coding sequence ATGCTTGATGTAAGTGAGATTTTTGGTCCTACTATACAAGGTGAAGGGAAAAAAATAGGAACACCATCTATTTTTATTCGATTAGGAAGATGCAATTTTGATTGTGATGGTTTTGGTGTAGAATATATTACACCTAGTGGAGTTAAAAAATTTGGATGTGATAGTTATTATGCTGTAGATAGTGAATTTAAAAAATTTTGGAAAAGTTATGAAACAAGTCAAGATTTAATCAATGTTGTAGAAAACTATATACCAAAAAACTATAAGCCTGATATTGTTATAACTGGTGGAGAGCCTATTATTTATTGGAAAAATCCAGAGTTTCAAAAACTTCTAGAATATTATGTGAACAATAATTTTAATGTAACAATAGAAACAAATGGTTCTTTGGATATAGAGTTAGATAAGCCATACCAACAAGAAATATTATATTCAATTAGTGTAAAGCTTAGTAATGTCAATGAAAGTTACAAAAAAAGGGTGAACTTCAGGGCATTAAATGAGATGATTGCAAAAAGCAAATATTCATATCTAAAATTTGTTATAGATGAAAACCATCAAAATTGTATTGATGAGATAAATGATATTTTATCAAAGCTACCAAAAGTTGAGGTTTTTTTGATGCCAAAAGGTGATAGTAATGATGAAGTAGTCAAAAATTCTATATATGTAATAGAACTTTGTGTACAATATGGCTATAAGTATAGTGATAGATTGCATATTAGGATTTGGGATAATAAAAGAGGGGTTTAA
- a CDS encoding 6-carboxytetrahydropterin synthase, translating into MTWKISKEFDFCYGHRVWSQELNKDFSVDGCLKCRHLHGHQGKIVIYLEANQLKNGMVTDFNHLNWFKAFLDDVLDHKFIIDINDPLFATMLPHYANKINLIEFEQGFKIPDLTLIKEEPHYIYEMYEGFVIVDFVPTSENLSAWLLGIAQNKMAHLDIKVSHIEFYETPKSKSIVYA; encoded by the coding sequence ATGACTTGGAAAATATCAAAAGAGTTTGATTTTTGTTATGGGCATAGGGTATGGTCACAGGAGTTAAATAAGGACTTTAGTGTAGATGGATGTCTTAAATGTAGACATTTACATGGGCATCAAGGTAAGATTGTTATATATCTTGAGGCAAATCAATTAAAAAATGGTATGGTAACAGATTTTAATCATCTAAATTGGTTTAAAGCTTTTTTAGATGATGTACTTGATCATAAATTTATTATAGATATCAATGATCCTCTTTTTGCAACGATGTTGCCACATTATGCAAATAAAATTAATTTAATAGAATTTGAACAGGGATTTAAAATACCTGATTTGACTTTAATAAAAGAAGAACCACATTATATTTATGAGATGTATGAGGGGTTTGTTATAGTTGATTTTGTTCCTACAAGTGAAAATCTATCTGCTTGGCTTTTAGGTATTGCACAAAACAAAATGGCTCATTTAGATATAAAAGTATCACATATTGAATTTTATGAAACACCAAAAAGCAAGAGCATAGTATATGCTTGA
- the queC gene encoding 7-cyano-7-deazaguanine synthase QueC codes for MKKAVCILSGGMDSTLASFIAKNSGYEVIALHFNYGQRTQERELKSFRDICKALNVASVYEIDIPFFKTIGVSALTDESIDVPVDGIKPGVPITYVPFRNGIFLSIATAVAEKEGAEAIYIGVVEEDSSGYPDCSDKFIDSMMKTINIGTRDETKLKIITPLVHLSKAQIVSRAIELNVPLELTWSCYKNSDKACGVCDSCRLRLKGFAQSNQTDKIPYEDNK; via the coding sequence ATGAAAAAAGCAGTATGTATATTAAGCGGTGGTATGGATTCAACATTAGCATCATTTATAGCAAAAAATAGTGGGTATGAAGTAATAGCGTTACATTTTAACTATGGGCAAAGAACACAAGAAAGAGAACTAAAGTCATTTAGAGATATATGTAAAGCTTTAAATGTTGCTTCAGTATATGAAATAGATATCCCTTTTTTTAAAACGATAGGAGTATCAGCATTAACAGATGAAAGTATTGATGTGCCAGTTGATGGGATAAAGCCTGGCGTTCCTATAACTTATGTCCCTTTTAGAAATGGTATTTTCTTATCTATTGCAACGGCTGTAGCAGAAAAAGAAGGTGCTGAAGCTATATATATAGGGGTAGTAGAAGAAGACAGTAGTGGATATCCTGATTGTAGTGATAAGTTTATAGATAGTATGATGAAAACTATAAATATTGGGACAAGGGATGAAACTAAACTTAAGATTATTACACCTTTAGTACATTTATCAAAGGCTCAGATTGTATCAAGAGCTATTGAATTAAATGTACCTTTAGAACTTACATGGAGTTGTTATAAAAATTCAGATAAAGCTTGTGGAGTATGCGATAGTTGTAGGCTTAGACTAAAAGGTTTTGCACAATCAAATCAAACTGATAAAATACCATATGAGGACAACAAATGA
- a CDS encoding molybdopterin molybdotransferase MoeA: protein MALIPFDALEIIVKNTKVKTTQIVSLENSLGRVLANDIYANFSLPRFANSAMDGYAIIYGDNSDELKVIDKIFAGDDKTISLEIGLCVKIMTGARIPSECSAVVPQEDIEILKNGNIKLPKNIKKFQNIRFIGEDIRQDELLISKGEELDFSKISILSSMGMHHIEVFKNPKVIVFASGDELKQYYESIEPHQIYNSNTPTLVARVKELGCDVTFSKTSNDSLETLKNIIKDSLKSDFIITTGGVSVGEADFTKEAFNQLGFECLFDGIIIKPGKPTVFGKIGDTFILNLPGNPLAASLIFELFGKIVVQKLRGSKNINHNYILAKISTELKNKAGRVTLIPGFFDGEYFIPSSKTSPGMVSVLASCNSFIALDTDVEILNKDSLVKVLPINWNFISENNKDFLTK from the coding sequence ATGGCACTAATACCATTTGATGCATTAGAGATTATAGTAAAAAATACTAAAGTTAAAACAACACAAATAGTTTCTTTAGAAAACTCTTTAGGTAGAGTACTAGCTAATGATATTTATGCTAATTTTTCTTTACCACGCTTTGCAAACTCGGCTATGGATGGGTATGCTATAATATATGGTGACAACTCTGATGAATTGAAAGTGATAGATAAAATTTTTGCAGGGGATGATAAAACTATATCTCTTGAAATAGGTCTTTGTGTTAAAATTATGACAGGTGCTAGAATTCCTAGTGAGTGTAGTGCAGTAGTACCTCAAGAAGATATAGAAATACTTAAAAATGGTAATATCAAACTTCCAAAGAATATTAAGAAATTTCAAAATATAAGATTTATTGGTGAAGATATTAGACAAGATGAGCTATTAATAAGTAAAGGTGAAGAATTAGATTTTTCTAAAATTTCTATTCTGAGTTCTATGGGTATGCACCATATTGAAGTATTTAAAAATCCAAAGGTTATAGTATTTGCAAGTGGTGATGAGCTAAAACAATATTATGAGAGTATTGAGCCACATCAAATTTATAACTCTAATACTCCTACACTAGTAGCTAGAGTCAAAGAACTAGGATGTGATGTAACATTTAGTAAAACATCAAATGATAGTTTAGAGACATTAAAAAATATTATCAAAGATTCATTAAAGTCTGATTTTATTATTACAACAGGTGGTGTTAGTGTAGGGGAAGCTGATTTTACAAAAGAGGCATTTAATCAACTTGGTTTTGAGTGTTTGTTTGATGGAATTATTATAAAACCAGGTAAACCTACAGTATTTGGAAAAATAGGAGATACATTTATTTTGAATCTTCCAGGTAACCCTCTTGCTGCATCATTGATATTTGAGTTATTTGGTAAAATAGTAGTTCAGAAATTAAGAGGTAGTAAAAATATTAATCATAATTATATTTTGGCTAAAATCTCTACAGAATTGAAAAATAAAGCTGGAAGAGTAACTTTGATACCAGGATTTTTTGATGGTGAGTATTTTATCCCATCTAGTAAAACATCTCCAGGGATGGTAAGTGTTCTAGCATCTTGTAACTCTTTCATTGCACTTGATACTGATGTGGAAATATTAAATAAGGATTCTTTAGTAAAAGTTTTACCAATAAATTGGAATTTTATATCAGAGAATAATAAGGATTTTTTAACTAAATGA
- a CDS encoding 16S rRNA (uracil(1498)-N(3))-methyltransferase: MQFSYHKNAGDSILEIDGELYNYLFKIRRHKSDETFDFRNLTDSFIYTYKTQNISKKSAIIELIQSLDKPQISSNTIHIGWCVVDPKTIEKTLPFLNELGVSKISFIYSDFSQKNFKINYERIEKIIINSCMQCGRSDLIKFEEYKNIKEFLNIYPSSFILDFSNNTISKEMDIDTIIIGSEGGFSQNERKLFSQNQIVGLKHNLILRSETAVISIASNRLIL, from the coding sequence ATGCAATTTTCTTATCATAAAAATGCTGGAGACTCAATACTTGAAATAGATGGTGAATTGTATAACTATTTATTTAAGATAAGAAGACACAAAAGTGATGAAACTTTTGATTTTAGGAACCTTACAGATAGTTTTATCTATACATATAAAACACAAAATATTTCAAAAAAAAGTGCTATTATTGAACTTATACAATCTTTAGATAAACCTCAAATTTCATCTAATACAATCCATATAGGCTGGTGTGTTGTTGATCCAAAAACAATTGAAAAAACTTTGCCATTTTTAAATGAATTGGGTGTATCAAAAATTTCGTTTATTTATAGTGATTTTTCTCAAAAGAATTTTAAAATCAATTATGAAAGAATCGAAAAAATCATTATTAACTCTTGTATGCAATGTGGAAGAAGTGACCTAATAAAATTTGAAGAATACAAGAATATAAAAGAATTCTTAAATATTTATCCATCAAGTTTTATACTCGATTTTAGTAACAATACAATCTCTAAAGAGATGGATATTGATACTATTATTATTGGAAGTGAAGGGGGCTTTAGCCAAAATGAGAGAAAGTTATTTTCGCAAAATCAAATTGTTGGATTAAAACATAATCTAATACTAAGAAGTGAAACTGCTGTTATTTCAATTGCAAGTAATAGATTAATTTTATAA
- the ychF gene encoding redox-regulated ATPase YchF, whose translation MGLGVGLVGLPNVGKSTTFNALTKAQNAEAQNYPFCTIEPNKAVVPVPDKRLDELAKIVKPERIQHSTIDFVDIAGLVKGASKGEGLGNQFLSNIREVEVILHMVRCFDDSNIVHVEGGINPLRDIEIIETELIYADIAQCEKKIDRLKKQAKSCKTSAAQLVVAEELFKHLEDLQPVKTFANIDDENFKALDKEMRFLSNKDVIYGANVDEEALANGGNDYVDMVKNHASQVGAEVIMLCAKIEEELVGLDDAEAKEFLDSLGVSESGLEQIIQKAFDKLGLQSYFTAGVKEVRAWTIRKNTKAPQAAAVIHNDFEKGFIRAEVIAYEDFIANGGELGAKNAGKMRLEGKEYIVCDGDIMHFRFNV comes from the coding sequence ATGGGTTTAGGTGTAGGATTAGTAGGGTTACCAAATGTAGGCAAAAGTACGACATTTAATGCGTTAACAAAGGCACAAAATGCGGAGGCACAAAATTATCCGTTTTGTACTATAGAGCCAAATAAGGCTGTTGTACCAGTTCCTGATAAGAGGCTAGATGAGCTTGCAAAGATTGTAAAGCCAGAAAGAATACAACATTCAACTATAGATTTTGTTGATATTGCTGGTCTTGTAAAAGGTGCTAGCAAAGGTGAGGGGCTTGGAAACCAATTTCTGAGCAATATTAGAGAAGTTGAAGTGATACTTCATATGGTTAGATGTTTTGATGATAGCAATATTGTTCATGTTGAAGGTGGTATCAATCCATTAAGAGATATTGAAATTATTGAAACAGAGCTTATTTATGCAGATATTGCTCAATGTGAGAAAAAAATAGACAGACTTAAAAAACAAGCAAAATCATGTAAAACATCCGCTGCTCAATTAGTGGTGGCTGAAGAGTTATTTAAACATTTAGAAGATTTACAACCAGTTAAAACTTTTGCTAATATTGATGATGAGAATTTTAAAGCTTTAGATAAAGAGATGAGATTTTTATCAAATAAAGATGTGATTTATGGTGCAAATGTAGATGAAGAAGCTTTGGCAAATGGTGGTAATGATTATGTTGATATGGTAAAAAATCACGCTTCACAAGTGGGTGCTGAGGTTATAATGCTTTGTGCTAAAATTGAAGAAGAGTTAGTTGGTCTTGATGATGCAGAAGCAAAAGAGTTTTTAGATAGTCTTGGAGTTAGTGAAAGTGGACTAGAACAAATTATTCAAAAAGCATTTGACAAATTAGGACTTCAAAGCTATTTTACTGCTGGTGTTAAGGAAGTAAGAGCTTGGACTATAAGAAAAAATACAAAAGCACCACAAGCTGCTGCTGTAATTCATAATGATTTTGAAAAAGGTTTTATCCGTGCTGAAGTAATAGCATATGAAGATTTTATTGCAAATGGCGGTGAACTTGGAGCTAAAAATGCTGGTAAAATGAGACTAGAAGGAAAAGAATATATAGTTTGTGACGGTGATATAATGCATTTTAGATTTAATGTCTAA
- a CDS encoding four helix bundle protein: MINKTPLQVKSYSFALRIIKLNKYLLNKKKEFVISKQLLRSGTAIGALIKEAEFAQSNADYISKFSIALKEANETLYWLSLLKDSNEITNKEFNSIEPEISELIKLLVSSIKTLKSK; encoded by the coding sequence ATAATAAATAAAACGCCACTTCAGGTTAAGAGTTATTCTTTTGCGTTGAGAATTATAAAGTTGAATAAATATTTGCTAAATAAGAAAAAAGAATTTGTTATTAGTAAACAATTATTAAGAAGTGGTACGGCTATTGGTGCTTTAATCAAAGAGGCAGAATTTGCACAATCTAATGCAGATTATATAAGTAAATTTAGTATAGCATTAAAAGAAGCAAATGAAACTTTATATTGGTTAAGTTTATTAAAAGATAGTAATGAGATTACAAATAAAGAGTTTAATAGTATTGAACCTGAAATTAGTGAGTTAATTAAGTTATTAGTTAGTAGTATCAAGACTTTAAAAAGTAAATAA